The Fundulus heteroclitus isolate FHET01 chromosome 13, MU-UCD_Fhet_4.1, whole genome shotgun sequence genome contains a region encoding:
- the si:ch211-133n4.6 gene encoding uncharacterized protein si:ch211-133n4.6 isoform X3: protein MLTRKVILLFSLCVLLVKGDFDTNDVGSQAISTDKDSLSDEAPTDESQYYAGGPSDTSSTSSETADTPAVDQVSAHEPVAASPSSAEEEDEEKGNDSEEGGKKKFSSRSAKPQSPAHTNQSPAHIIQIPALPPQPVAPQPKTLPRTRSSKRRSRTNRRQI, encoded by the exons ATGCTCACCAG GAAAGTTATTCTTCTGTTCTCTCTGTGTGTCCTGCTTGTAAAGGGAGACTTTGACACCAATG ATGTGGGAAGTCAAGCCATATCCACAG ATAAAGATTCATTGTCTGATGAAGCTCCTACAG ATGAATCACAGTATTACGCAGGAGGACCATCAG ACACCAGCAGTACCAGTTCAGAGACGGCAGACA CTCCAGCAGTAGATCAAGTATCAGCTCATG AGCCTGTTGCAGCCTCCCCAAGCAgtgcagaggaagaggatg AAGAGAAAGGTAATGATTCAGAagaaggaggaaagaaaaagttCAGCTCTCGTTCAGCTAAACCTCAAAGCCCCGCCCACACCAACCAGAGCCCCGCCCACATCATTCAGATCCCCGCCCTCCCACCTCAGCCAGTCGCCCCCCAGCCGAAAACTTTGCCCAGGACTCGTTCGTCTAAGAGACGATCCAGGACCAACCGCCGACAGATATAA
- the si:ch211-133n4.6 gene encoding uncharacterized protein si:ch211-133n4.6 isoform X1: protein MLTRKVILLFSLCVLLVKGDFDTNDVGSQAISTDKDSLSDEAPTESMNVVSPDQPDESQYYAGGPSDTSSTSSETADTPAVDQVSAHEPVAASPSSAEEEDEEKGNDSEEGGKKKFSSRSAKPQSPAHTNQSPAHIIQIPALPPQPVAPQPKTLPRTRSSKRRSRTNRRQI, encoded by the exons ATGCTCACCAG GAAAGTTATTCTTCTGTTCTCTCTGTGTGTCCTGCTTGTAAAGGGAGACTTTGACACCAATG ATGTGGGAAGTCAAGCCATATCCACAG ATAAAGATTCATTGTCTGATGAAGCTCCTACAG AGAGCATGAACGTTGTCTCTCCTGACCAACCTG ATGAATCACAGTATTACGCAGGAGGACCATCAG ACACCAGCAGTACCAGTTCAGAGACGGCAGACA CTCCAGCAGTAGATCAAGTATCAGCTCATG AGCCTGTTGCAGCCTCCCCAAGCAgtgcagaggaagaggatg AAGAGAAAGGTAATGATTCAGAagaaggaggaaagaaaaagttCAGCTCTCGTTCAGCTAAACCTCAAAGCCCCGCCCACACCAACCAGAGCCCCGCCCACATCATTCAGATCCCCGCCCTCCCACCTCAGCCAGTCGCCCCCCAGCCGAAAACTTTGCCCAGGACTCGTTCGTCTAAGAGACGATCCAGGACCAACCGCCGACAGATATAA
- the si:ch211-133n4.6 gene encoding uncharacterized protein si:ch211-133n4.6 isoform X2, with protein MLTRKVILLFSLCVLLVKGDFDTNDVGSQAISTDKDSLSDEAPTESMNVVSPDQPDTSSTSSETADTPAVDQVSAHEPVAASPSSAEEEDEEKGNDSEEGGKKKFSSRSAKPQSPAHTNQSPAHIIQIPALPPQPVAPQPKTLPRTRSSKRRSRTNRRQI; from the exons ATGCTCACCAG GAAAGTTATTCTTCTGTTCTCTCTGTGTGTCCTGCTTGTAAAGGGAGACTTTGACACCAATG ATGTGGGAAGTCAAGCCATATCCACAG ATAAAGATTCATTGTCTGATGAAGCTCCTACAG AGAGCATGAACGTTGTCTCTCCTGACCAACCTG ACACCAGCAGTACCAGTTCAGAGACGGCAGACA CTCCAGCAGTAGATCAAGTATCAGCTCATG AGCCTGTTGCAGCCTCCCCAAGCAgtgcagaggaagaggatg AAGAGAAAGGTAATGATTCAGAagaaggaggaaagaaaaagttCAGCTCTCGTTCAGCTAAACCTCAAAGCCCCGCCCACACCAACCAGAGCCCCGCCCACATCATTCAGATCCCCGCCCTCCCACCTCAGCCAGTCGCCCCCCAGCCGAAAACTTTGCCCAGGACTCGTTCGTCTAAGAGACGATCCAGGACCAACCGCCGACAGATATAA
- the si:ch211-133n4.6 gene encoding uncharacterized protein si:ch211-133n4.6 isoform X4, with translation MLTRKVILLFSLCVLLVKGDFDTNDVGSQAISTDKDSLSDEAPTDTSSTSSETADTPAVDQVSAHEPVAASPSSAEEEDEEKGNDSEEGGKKKFSSRSAKPQSPAHTNQSPAHIIQIPALPPQPVAPQPKTLPRTRSSKRRSRTNRRQI, from the exons ATGCTCACCAG GAAAGTTATTCTTCTGTTCTCTCTGTGTGTCCTGCTTGTAAAGGGAGACTTTGACACCAATG ATGTGGGAAGTCAAGCCATATCCACAG ATAAAGATTCATTGTCTGATGAAGCTCCTACAG ACACCAGCAGTACCAGTTCAGAGACGGCAGACA CTCCAGCAGTAGATCAAGTATCAGCTCATG AGCCTGTTGCAGCCTCCCCAAGCAgtgcagaggaagaggatg AAGAGAAAGGTAATGATTCAGAagaaggaggaaagaaaaagttCAGCTCTCGTTCAGCTAAACCTCAAAGCCCCGCCCACACCAACCAGAGCCCCGCCCACATCATTCAGATCCCCGCCCTCCCACCTCAGCCAGTCGCCCCCCAGCCGAAAACTTTGCCCAGGACTCGTTCGTCTAAGAGACGATCCAGGACCAACCGCCGACAGATATAA